From Hemitrygon akajei chromosome 15, sHemAka1.3, whole genome shotgun sequence:
AATTTTATGGTTATTTAAAGGTTACATTTGATTTCTGATCTTTTGATATTTCTAAGGAAAGTCGAGTGAATGGCAGAGCGTAGAGTATgtggacttttttttttaacgcTGGAGGCGAGGGGAATCTAAATTGAGAAGTTCTGAGACAGAAGCTTTGAAAGCTACAAAGAATCTCGCACCGCTACTAAATTAGATTTATACGCTCCGTACGATAcaagagaagaaaaataaatatggACGTGTACAAGGGATCAATACCGTGTTAGTATGCAATATATAGGGGGTATtcttttctgcagaattttggaCTCCTGCACCTGGGAACTGTATAATAGTCACAGTTACTTTTTTCCCTCAGGCCACCAACGGGGAAGAAATGTTGCTGCACGTCGCGATTATGGattttaaaataaaactaaatCCGAATAAAATACGTTGACTAATAGTGGACCGAGCCACCGTGGGGTTGGTTTGAAGGTAGGTCTTTTTTTTGTTGGAAGTATGAAAGGACATTTTTCGGCATGATCGCATTTGTTAGGTTTAGTTGCGAAAGCCGATCACAGTTGGGGAAATGAACGAGGGGTCCTCCCTCCTTGGAGCTATGAGGCTGAACACGACCACCATGGATGGGGGCTCGAAGGATACTGAGAAGGACTCATCGTTTCGCGTGCTTACGGGCTGTTTCCTCTCCTTGTTGATACTTTCCACGCTACTGGGGAACACTCTGGTCTGTGCGGCGGTGATCAGATTTCGCCATCTCCGATCGAAAGTTACCAATTTCTTCGTGATCTCATTGGCTGTATCCGATCTTTTGGTGGCCGTCTTGGTGATGCCTTGGAAGGCGGTGAGCGAGATCGCGGGGTTTTGGCCCTTTGGATCTTTCTGTAACATCTGGGTAGCCTTTGATATAATGTGCTCCACAGCCTCCATCCtgaatctttgtatcattagcgTGGACCGATACTGGGCCATCTCCAGCCCATTCCGCTACGAGCGCAAGATGACACCTAACGTGGCTTTTGTGATGATCAGTGTGGCCTGGACCCTCTCCATCCTGATCTCTTTTATACCTGTGCAGTTGAATTGGCACAAGGCTAAGCGCACCATAGTATTGGATTACAACAATTCTCAATACCCAGGGGAGAACTGTGACTCGAGCCTGAACAGGACCTATGCAATCTCTTCGTCTCTGATCAGCTTCTACATCCCCGTGGCCATCATGATCGTCACCTACACCAGAATATACCGGATCGCCCAGAAGCAGATTCGGCGCATCTCGGCCCTGGAGAGAGCAGCCGTGCACGCCAAGAACTGCCAGAGCAGCAGGAGCAGCGGCAGCAACGCGGACATCCAGCAACCCGAGAGCTCCTTCAAAATGTCCTTCAAACGAGAGACCAAAGTTCTCAAGACCTTGTCAGTCATCATGGGGGTCTTCGTTTGCTGCTGGCTACCATTCTTTATTCTCAATTGCATCGTGCCCTTTTGCGGGACCCAAGCCCATGCCAACAGCAAGGCGGCGCATCTGCCGTGCGTCAGTGGCAGCACTTTCGACGTGTTTGTCTGGTTTGGCtgggccaactcctccctcaaccCCATCATCTACGCCTTCAACGCCGATTTCCGCAAGGCTTTCTCCACCCTGTTGGGCTGCGACGCTTTCTGTAACAGCGACGCGGTGGAGACGGTCACCATCCACAACGGTGTGTCCGCCTATAACCCCGGTGGCTCCCTAGATAAAGTGGAGAACAGCGTCTACCTGATCCCCCATTCGGTGCCGTGCACTCAGGAAAATCCTATGGATCCCAATCGCTGCATGAAGCTTTCCCCGGTGTCCCAACATGGGGCGGTCAGTCTTCTGTCCAGCAATGGAGAATATGAGACTGATGTGTCGCTGGAAAAAATAATTCCTGTCACTCAAAATGGCCAACACACCTGACGGTTTACAGACGAATACCAGGGAGGTGCCGCTTTTCACCCAAGAGGCAAAATACTGTACTTGCGAGCTGGTATTAAATTTAATAGTCGTGGTTCACCTAGCATCCACAATTTGCAATGCACTGCTCTCTAGTTACTTGAAACAAGTTATATTTAACAGGATCGTTCtttcccccagattcactgatgaGGAGTAAACTGAATTAAATGTTGCGGGTGTCTTCTGCGTCTAATTATCTTTAGGAACTGCCCAGTGAGGGACTGAGATGACTTATTCAGTGCTTCGGTCCCATCATACCAGCCATATATCAAAATATTGTCCAGAATACTTGAATAGAGCCCTGCTTCAGGCGATGTCAATCGCTGTGGAACAGAGCTTGTACTGTATGTGGGCAGAAATCGGATTATAAATGACTGAAGCCTTTAATTGGGTTTCTGATAACCCCTATGCCCTTGATGAAATGGAGTTACacacttttattttctttttattcgAACACACCTATAACTAAGGAATCTTAATTCTAAGATTAATATTTATAAAAGTCGGATATACAACTAAGTAACGAATACTCGAATATATTCTATATTCAAGATTGGAACTTGTTTATTATTTGGTTTGGCTGGCTGTTCCCATACACTCCAATAATAACAAATTCttatacagagaaaaaaaaacatacgaATAGTGCTAGTACTACAATGTTGATGTGAAAAAGGCTTTCGACAGTACTTTTTTCCCAAAGTTTTAACACATTGTACTCAAAATATAAGTATTTACTAACGGTTATAACGTTACTGTACAACTCGTAATGGTACACATAATACACTAAATGTGAGGATATAGCTAGTATATAGATTTTTTTCCGCTGAAAATTCCCAGTACTTTAACTTGTCAAGGTGCGGATGGATTGTGTTGTCGGACTGTAGAAACCATTCTGCCCGTTTGTTAAACAGTAAATGAACTGCACATCTTTATGTGACGTGGTTTCTGTGCTCATTCCTATATCGAGATGTTATCGCACCAGTTCCAAGCATCCATTTGATATCCGATAATCATTGTTCATATatattatatagtatatattaTCAAAATGCTTTTTGTTGCCCTTCAGTCTGTTTTCAATCATAACTCTTTCGATAATTAATATCTCTACTTCTCGCCTTCGCTTCCTGTAATAATATACCGAAGCAAACAAATAATACTACGTGGAAATTGTTCATTGTGTGCTGTTTGATTGGGTGCTGTGCACACGTGTGGAAGCTTGGAACTGCGTCATGTATGATTTATTTGCTTACCTCAAAACTAGCTCTTTTGAAAAAAAAGTCACTGTGTGCCTGTGTCATCCTAACCTGAATCTGCAATCACCACGCACCCTGTTAAATCAAGAAACAAACATGGCTTAGAAGCTCAAAAGCCAAACGCTCGGCGATTTCATGTTTTCTGATGTTTATGAGACTGTTTTGACTAGAGGGCTGAGCAATTCTGATACCGATAGCGAATGTACAACTGAATGTCATGTAATTAAATGTTTAATTCGACAACTGACAGCGGCACTGATCCTGTGTATTGTTAAAAGGCCAGTGTTTGGGAAACTTGGGCACGGTAGAATTATCGGTGCTAGAAATGTATTCGCTTTCGTGGCTATAAAGATCAATCGTGGCATAGGCCCGTCACGTTAGCATTTTAATACTTATTGCAAGTAAACAAAATCAACTTTAAAATATCTGTGGTATGGAGCCATACAGTATCTGCCTTTTAAAAATGCCGGAATTAAATCCCTAGGACTTAACTCTGGCTTCTCTACAGGTGGTACCTTTCCAATAAAACATCACCCCCACAGACACCTCCAGGTGCAATCTTCATCAAGGGACACCATTCACTGCTGCAGGTTCAAAGTTTCTAGCCATTATTCTACAAACCATTTGCAAAACAGGGTATCAAAGTTAACTCAGTATGACAAAATTCCCACATAATCCTCATGTTTTccatactatttatttatttattccataCTATTTGCTTCTTTACTggcacagtttatcttcttttgcatattcattgtttgtcagcctttgtgtctagttttttttattgattctgttgtatttctttattctactacGATTATTTGCAAGAAAATTGGAACAAGTATGCACTTTGATACTTAatttttactctgatctttgaactttgaacataacaTTTGCATTTTGAAAGCAGGTCTAATCAGCTTGTACTCACCAACAGTCAGGTTAAACATCTCCCTTGACATCACCCACATtctctaatttaaaaaaaaagctgtccAAGCATCCTATATGTGTCTCTGGCTTTTCTTTTGCAGGATATATGGAACTTACTTTGTCCATTCTCAAGTTCCCTCTTACATCTTTTATTTCAAGTGCATCAGTCTGTACTGGTAGCATTTATTTTGTTCTGAAGTGTATAACTCTTGAACTTTGTTTTCAATTTCCTTTTGCTTTTTACCTTGGTGTACTTGCAAGATTTTGCTTACTTTACACACTTCCATATTTCCACTTTAGAGGAAGGCTGTCTACTGACTCGAACAATTAACTCACTCACTCCATAGCTACACTTCCAGCCCAGTCCACATTCTGTAACTGTAAACACAAGAGGGACTGAggatgctggagtctggagcaGCACATGAATCAATaatggatctcagcaggtcaggtagcatctagggAGGGTCCAGATGACGGATCTCAACCAGAAACATCATTTGTCCATTGTGCTGCACAGATGctgttttgtgtgttactttgctTTCTGTAATTAATTTGCTCCATTCCCTCAGTTTTTCCTCTCCATTAAATGCATTCCAGCGCTGCCAGTTATTATACTTTTGCTTCCCATATAGTTGCCTTCTATCTCAGTCAGTGACTGTTGTTTTCACTCTGGTTGATAGGGACCTTCACGGTCCATTTCCTAGCCCTTTGCTTTCCCCTCCTTCCAGTATCCATTGGGGTTCCCTACAATTATCTTCCATCCCAGCAGAACTATGTTCAATGGATCATCATTTCTGCCACTTCAATCACAACACAGTAGTCTCCTTCCTCCTATTTTAGCATTTCAAACAGTCTGTGATACCCCAGTCCATTCCCCCATcacctc
This genomic window contains:
- the LOC140739414 gene encoding D(1) dopamine receptor-like; translated protein: MNEGSSLLGAMRLNTTTMDGGSKDTEKDSSFRVLTGCFLSLLILSTLLGNTLVCAAVIRFRHLRSKVTNFFVISLAVSDLLVAVLVMPWKAVSEIAGFWPFGSFCNIWVAFDIMCSTASILNLCIISVDRYWAISSPFRYERKMTPNVAFVMISVAWTLSILISFIPVQLNWHKAKRTIVLDYNNSQYPGENCDSSLNRTYAISSSLISFYIPVAIMIVTYTRIYRIAQKQIRRISALERAAVHAKNCQSSRSSGSNADIQQPESSFKMSFKRETKVLKTLSVIMGVFVCCWLPFFILNCIVPFCGTQAHANSKAAHLPCVSGSTFDVFVWFGWANSSLNPIIYAFNADFRKAFSTLLGCDAFCNSDAVETVTIHNGVSAYNPGGSLDKVENSVYLIPHSVPCTQENPMDPNRCMKLSPVSQHGAVSLLSSNGEYETDVSLEKIIPVTQNGQHT